In Chryseobacterium gleum, a single genomic region encodes these proteins:
- a CDS encoding PRTRC system protein C, producing MLLATLLERVFVLKHNGHEIKLTDPEPKWSVEAVMNFYANTYPILTTAKVSAPQIKDDTIQYKFESVMGTKG from the coding sequence ATGTTACTTGCAACACTATTAGAACGAGTTTTTGTTTTGAAACACAATGGACACGAAATAAAACTTACAGACCCCGAACCTAAATGGAGTGTAGAAGCTGTGATGAATTTTTACGCTAATACTTACCCAATATTAACCACTGCAAAAGTTTCAGCACCGCAGATTAAAGATGATACTATACAGTACAAATTTGAAAGTGTAATGGGGACTAAGGGATAG
- a CDS encoding helix-turn-helix domain-containing protein, whose product MTIDDIRAMPYVKDYIQKSKRQNNLPKLIQGYRDGRQFDFANKMKYADSALAASIKYKNNDDISKDYLSKGIIYYFYQKKYKLALNEYLMAYKYSKDSKDEYHYYKVLYHLGIVKEHLGYYDEALEHFSNCAEFYSTKMNSKMHENILFNYKKAYYNSLHQMTIVNRYLKNFLKSDSLIDLGYHLTRNDGDFLIENSYFLKCRGISKFHKKDYSGAKLDLEQALPILLQRNDFAWTSVIYYYLGKISEVRNQLPNAIKYYGAIDSIFEKQQFIFPEIYRGYNYLISYYKDKDLNKQLYYTNQLLKADSLVTKDYPYLSNKLHKDYDRNTLIQEKENIETTGRNNMLFANILIVTGSLAFTILSYKYIKDQKIKKQYDLLQKRIAEGNNVLLDKKVDEADDNLLKKSLLTPELSHEIRIKLDKFEKELQFTKRLTQNSLAAKLNTNSRYLSAYINENKGVNFNKYIAGLRINYITTLLNSNNKYLNFTIEALAEECGIVARQNFSKLFFEINGIRPADYIKKRKQELGLS is encoded by the coding sequence ATGACCATTGACGACATTCGCGCAATGCCATACGTTAAGGACTATATTCAAAAATCTAAGAGACAGAATAACTTGCCAAAACTCATCCAAGGATATAGGGACGGTAGGCAATTTGATTTTGCTAACAAAATGAAATATGCCGACAGCGCGTTGGCGGCAAGTATTAAATATAAAAACAACGATGATATTAGCAAAGATTACTTAAGCAAAGGAATCATTTATTACTTCTATCAAAAAAAATATAAACTGGCTTTGAATGAATATTTAATGGCATATAAATATTCAAAGGATTCAAAAGATGAGTACCATTATTATAAAGTTTTATATCATCTTGGAATAGTTAAAGAACATTTAGGTTATTATGACGAGGCTTTAGAACATTTTTCAAATTGCGCAGAGTTCTACAGCACCAAAATGAACAGTAAAATGCACGAGAATATACTTTTCAACTATAAAAAAGCTTATTATAACTCACTGCATCAGATGACAATAGTAAACCGATATCTGAAAAATTTTTTGAAAAGCGACAGTTTAATCGATCTCGGATATCATCTGACAAGAAATGATGGTGATTTTCTTATTGAAAATAGTTACTTTCTTAAGTGTAGGGGAATTTCAAAATTTCATAAAAAGGATTATTCGGGAGCAAAATTAGATTTAGAGCAGGCACTTCCGATATTGTTGCAAAGAAATGATTTTGCATGGACCTCGGTAATTTATTATTATCTTGGAAAGATATCAGAAGTAAGAAACCAGTTACCCAATGCTATAAAATATTATGGCGCAATCGATTCAATATTCGAAAAACAACAATTTATATTTCCTGAGATTTACAGGGGTTACAATTATCTAATTAGCTATTATAAGGATAAGGATCTTAATAAGCAGCTTTATTACACAAATCAGCTTTTAAAAGCTGACAGTTTGGTTACAAAAGATTATCCTTATTTATCAAATAAGTTGCATAAGGATTACGACCGAAATACTCTAATACAAGAAAAAGAAAATATTGAGACAACTGGACGAAATAATATGTTGTTTGCAAATATTCTTATTGTAACGGGATCACTTGCATTTACAATTCTTTCCTACAAATATATAAAAGACCAAAAAATAAAAAAGCAGTATGATTTACTTCAAAAGAGAATTGCTGAAGGTAACAATGTGCTTTTGGACAAAAAAGTAGATGAAGCAGATGATAATTTGTTAAAAAAGAGTTTACTCACTCCTGAATTGTCCCATGAAATTAGAATAAAGTTGGACAAGTTTGAGAAGGAACTCCAATTTACCAAGCGTTTAACTCAAAATAGCTTAGCCGCTAAACTCAATACTAATTCACGATATTTATCGGCTTATATTAATGAGAATAAAGGTGTAAATTTTAATAAGTATATTGCTGGATTACGGATTAATTATATTACAACTTTATTAAACAGTAATAATAAATACTTAAATTTTACAATAGAGGCTTTAGCAGAGGAGTGCGGTATTGTGGCTAGACAAAACTTTTCAAAGCTTTTCTTCGAGATTAATGGGATTCGTCCAGCGGATTACATAAAAAAGCGAAAACAAGAGCTCGGTTTAAGTTGA
- a CDS encoding single-stranded DNA-binding protein: MNTIIGRVTKNAEINILKNDKQVVNFSIAINDSYKNRQGEKVEQTTYYNCAYWQSPNVAKSLTKGTLVELSGRTSSNAWIGKDGEIRSGLNFHTSNIKFHGGGKREDVQNFVTEKAQDKKTFAEDTDDDLPF; encoded by the coding sequence ATGAACACAATTATCGGTAGAGTTACCAAAAACGCAGAAATCAACATCTTAAAAAACGACAAGCAAGTTGTGAATTTTTCAATAGCCATCAATGACAGCTACAAAAATAGACAAGGAGAAAAGGTGGAGCAGACCACTTATTATAATTGCGCATATTGGCAAAGTCCTAATGTCGCAAAATCTTTAACTAAGGGAACTTTGGTTGAACTATCAGGCAGAACGAGTTCAAATGCGTGGATAGGTAAGGATGGAGAGATAAGGTCTGGATTAAACTTCCATACTTCAAATATAAAGTTTCACGGAGGAGGAAAACGAGAAGATGTACAAAACTTTGTGACAGAAAAAGCGCAAGACAAAAAAACATTTGCGGAAGATACAGACGACGATCTACCATTCTAA
- a CDS encoding PRTRC system protein E, protein MQTNFFRHIAKMDLTGDLQITLRPTTENCFVLSILLSNEQCGDEARKLIPPLNLRGTAEELDNGFFEQITTPLQTASGLMVDMEAFMKQLEEVKKKSAMEKEKTDKEKKEKDTKEKKYKEALQKAEELEKEGKYKDAWTALPKASDYPDFAEVIRGKQDEYSKFLAPNLFTESNDNNVPTETT, encoded by the coding sequence ATGCAGACCAATTTTTTCAGACATATAGCAAAAATGGACTTAACAGGAGATTTGCAAATCACACTTCGTCCAACGACTGAAAATTGCTTTGTTCTTTCCATACTGCTCAGTAATGAGCAGTGTGGAGACGAAGCAAGGAAATTGATTCCACCTCTCAATCTTCGTGGTACAGCAGAGGAACTCGATAACGGTTTTTTTGAACAAATAACGACACCATTGCAAACCGCTTCTGGATTGATGGTGGATATGGAAGCTTTTATGAAGCAACTTGAAGAAGTTAAAAAGAAATCGGCAATGGAAAAGGAAAAGACGGACAAGGAAAAAAAGGAAAAAGATACCAAAGAAAAAAAGTATAAAGAAGCATTGCAAAAAGCCGAAGAACTTGAAAAAGAGGGAAAATATAAAGATGCTTGGACAGCACTTCCAAAAGCATCAGATTATCCCGACTTCGCCGAAGTTATCCGCGGTAAACAAGACGAGTACTCCAAATTTCTTGCCCCCAATCTTTTTACTGAAAGCAATGACAACAATGTACCAACTGAAACTACCTAA
- a CDS encoding DUF3853 family protein encodes MKEINLKTPMWKLTVGEFLEISKDFIFQQKYEYGLKGLAKILGCSISKASEIKSSGILDEAIIQKGNIIIIDIEKALELFAQK; translated from the coding sequence ATGAAAGAAATAAATCTTAAAACTCCAATGTGGAAATTAACTGTTGGAGAGTTTTTAGAAATTTCAAAAGACTTCATATTTCAACAAAAATACGAATATGGATTAAAGGGATTGGCAAAAATTCTGGGATGTTCCATTTCAAAAGCTTCTGAAATAAAATCATCTGGAATATTGGATGAAGCCATTATCCAAAAGGGTAATATAATCATTATTGACATTGAGAAAGCTTTGGAGCTTTTCGCCCAGAAGTAA
- a CDS encoding helix-turn-helix domain-containing protein, with translation MYYLELIQRFWDFNKIVKISPTEIALYLYLLKIGYEKDRYDFKISDVELARELGLTRVTIKASKDKLKNRGLIQFQTSNGLPCYYRLLLDYSFEIKPEKEGIKKDSDTENLQKRAILEIPQIIDNLANESTIIPSWEEFISYAKTLQSYDSPMDFSIEKKYKIWVDKGWKNAFNRPISNWKATLKSTLPYMNNSSEDNPISLKDIPNIKRP, from the coding sequence ATGTATTACCTTGAATTAATACAACGATTTTGGGATTTTAATAAGATTGTCAAAATAAGTCCTACTGAGATTGCTTTGTATTTGTACTTGCTTAAAATTGGTTATGAAAAAGACCGCTATGATTTTAAAATCTCTGATGTGGAATTAGCAAGAGAGTTGGGTCTGACGAGAGTTACCATAAAAGCGTCAAAAGATAAGCTCAAAAATAGAGGACTAATACAATTTCAGACCAGCAATGGGCTTCCTTGCTACTATCGTTTACTTTTAGATTATTCTTTTGAGATTAAACCGGAAAAAGAAGGTATAAAAAAAGATTCTGATACGGAAAACTTACAAAAAAGAGCAATTCTAGAAATCCCTCAAATCATTGACAACTTAGCCAATGAAAGTACCATCATCCCTTCTTGGGAAGAATTTATCAGTTATGCAAAGACGTTGCAAAGCTATGATTCGCCAATGGATTTTTCCATTGAAAAAAAATATAAAATCTGGGTTGATAAAGGATGGAAAAATGCATTTAATCGTCCAATCAGTAATTGGAAAGCAACACTAAAAAGTACACTGCCCTATATGAATAATTCAAGTGAAGATAATCCAATTTCATTAAAAGATATTCCAAATATAAAGCGCCCCTAA
- a CDS encoding AAA family ATPase: protein MLKNKSQHLFVITGGPGAGKTTLLNALEIKGKRVIPEDARQIIKQQMQINGEGLPWKNKILYAELMFEASLKTYQKVTSEVLDKTVFFDRGILGAICYMEMENIPVSDEIVAVVRSNPYNQKVFILPPWLDIYETDNERKQTWKEAVYTFDLMKQTYTKFGYKVIEVPKENIDKRCEFIFSNI from the coding sequence ATGCTCAAAAATAAATCCCAACATCTATTTGTTATTACCGGCGGACCTGGAGCTGGAAAGACAACTTTACTAAATGCACTTGAAATTAAGGGAAAACGTGTCATTCCTGAAGATGCCCGCCAAATTATTAAACAACAGATGCAGATTAATGGTGAAGGACTGCCGTGGAAGAATAAAATTTTATATGCGGAGTTGATGTTTGAGGCTTCTTTAAAAACTTATCAAAAAGTAACAAGCGAAGTTTTGGATAAAACAGTTTTCTTTGATAGAGGAATTTTGGGTGCAATCTGTTATATGGAAATGGAGAATATTCCTGTATCCGATGAGATAGTGGCTGTTGTACGCTCAAATCCATATAATCAAAAAGTATTTATCCTGCCACCTTGGTTAGACATCTACGAAACAGATAATGAAAGAAAACAAACTTGGAAAGAGGCAGTATATACTTTTGATTTAATGAAACAGACTTATACAAAATTTGGTTATAAAGTTATTGAAGTTCCTAAGGAAAATATCGACAAAAGATGCGAATTCATTTTCAGTAATATTTGA
- a CDS encoding DUF6520 family protein has translation MRNLKTIMIPVAILVFGVGSAFATNKAKTEKKASIFAYHFDPAAPAEKCIPFGEIDCDVIGGTVCTELVNGSPKVMQSYLSDTECGQTLYRN, from the coding sequence ATGAGAAATCTTAAAACAATCATGATTCCCGTAGCCATCTTAGTGTTTGGTGTCGGAAGTGCTTTTGCTACAAACAAAGCAAAAACAGAGAAGAAAGCAAGTATTTTTGCTTATCATTTTGACCCAGCTGCTCCAGCTGAGAAATGTATTCCATTTGGAGAAATTGACTGTGATGTCATTGGTGGTACAGTTTGCACCGAATTGGTCAACGGTTCACCAAAAGTAATGCAGTCATATCTCAGCGATACGGAATGCGGACAGACATTATATAGAAATTAA
- a CDS encoding MauE/DoxX family redox-associated membrane protein, with the protein MKNFQIYCITAVSYFFAILFIYASVSKVLDFENFQSQIAQSPLLSVYAGSISYFTIVIEFIAVFFLMIPAKRILGLYFSLGLMSAFTMYIYLILEYSEFVPCSCGGILENMGWKSHLIFNGICVIIAGFAIVLAERHQGQKAIKFISRPVVVIFISSLSVSLLYLQSEKQIRKNNNFTRRYIPHAVEEETHLNIDYNSFYFMGDDSHNLYLGNTTAPLNITVVKKDLSGFSKYRIPLETKSYQFKSLKIAWKAPFYYIYDGTVPVIFKGTISNNDPLHKVTENEMFFDQLNVLSEENYLFRSQSSKFKNFVLGYYQNNIVKLEYDLLGTDEAGYIDNDGLLLSDLQTKMSVYLYYYKNEFVAFDHAKSRNSNRLKMIGFQKEQKTETVKLPDGSTKIKNPLQQSVKNAFVTNNLLFVNSNSKAVHDGTMQWNKSSIIDLYKINQQYYSGSFLVPNRHGEKVKDMFIAGEYLYILIGNEIVKYHFAQPILEQFHR; encoded by the coding sequence ATGAAAAATTTTCAAATTTATTGTATTACTGCTGTTTCGTATTTTTTTGCCATCCTTTTTATTTATGCAAGTGTGAGTAAAGTACTGGATTTTGAAAACTTTCAGTCACAGATTGCCCAGTCTCCTCTGCTTAGCGTCTATGCTGGAAGCATATCCTATTTTACAATAGTTATAGAATTTATAGCGGTGTTTTTTCTAATGATTCCTGCAAAAAGAATTTTAGGCTTATACTTTTCGCTTGGACTGATGTCTGCTTTTACGATGTATATTTACCTAATTCTCGAGTATAGTGAGTTTGTTCCGTGCTCCTGTGGTGGAATTTTGGAAAATATGGGATGGAAATCCCATTTAATCTTTAATGGGATATGTGTAATTATTGCAGGTTTTGCCATTGTACTGGCTGAAAGACACCAAGGTCAGAAGGCAATTAAGTTTATTTCAAGACCTGTAGTGGTAATCTTCATCAGCTCACTGTCTGTTAGCCTTTTATATCTTCAGTCTGAAAAACAAATAAGAAAAAATAATAATTTCACAAGAAGATACATACCGCATGCAGTAGAAGAAGAAACTCATCTCAATATTGATTATAATTCTTTTTATTTTATGGGAGATGATTCTCATAATCTTTACCTCGGCAACACAACCGCACCTTTAAATATTACTGTTGTAAAAAAAGATCTGAGCGGTTTCTCAAAGTATCGAATACCTTTAGAAACTAAATCATATCAATTTAAAAGTCTGAAAATAGCATGGAAAGCTCCCTTTTATTATATCTATGACGGCACTGTTCCAGTGATTTTTAAGGGAACGATTTCAAATAATGACCCGTTACATAAAGTGACTGAAAATGAGATGTTTTTTGATCAGTTAAATGTTCTTTCGGAAGAAAACTATTTATTTAGATCACAAAGCTCAAAATTCAAAAATTTCGTATTGGGTTATTATCAAAACAACATTGTTAAATTGGAATATGATCTTCTGGGAACTGATGAAGCAGGATATATTGACAATGATGGTCTTTTACTTTCTGACCTGCAGACAAAAATGTCAGTGTATTTATATTACTACAAAAATGAGTTTGTTGCTTTTGATCATGCAAAAAGTAGAAATAGTAACAGATTAAAAATGATTGGTTTTCAAAAAGAGCAGAAAACCGAAACCGTAAAACTTCCTGACGGTTCAACGAAAATTAAGAATCCCCTTCAGCAAAGTGTAAAAAATGCTTTTGTCACCAATAATTTATTGTTTGTCAATTCAAATTCCAAAGCTGTCCATGATGGAACCATGCAGTGGAATAAGTCGAGCATTATTGACCTTTATAAGATTAATCAGCAATATTATTCCGGGAGCTTTCTGGTACCCAATCGCCATGGTGAGAAAGTAAAGGACATGTTTATCGCTGGTGAGTACTTATATATCCTCATTGGAAATGAAATTGTCAAATATCATTTTGCGCAACCGATACTTGAGCAATTTCACAGGTAA
- a CDS encoding RteC domain-containing protein, producing MVTNTIFREITQLHDELESEINKVYKEDNDVVKLAEKSLILIDNAVRKVKGMISSHHFDTIAQEIHFFKKIKPQFISKFIYHSTILDIESHKPNAGIKIIKEYYEAEQEKLKNFYTEQSEFYSYYRRDATYLDHKIFVRNSYDLKMKLSFGFYNFDTSFTTSHDHLVARFIANQLFDEYLKESIANLSENRSNKILSPLVWSASKVSLTELLFALHLSNCFNSGHTELSEIFRWAEKSFDISLGNYHKTLGEIRLRKNDRSKFLNLLRQNLNQYLDDLDI from the coding sequence ATGGTAACAAATACTATTTTTAGAGAAATTACTCAATTACATGATGAGTTAGAATCAGAGATTAATAAAGTTTATAAAGAAGATAATGATGTTGTCAAACTCGCTGAAAAATCTTTGATTCTCATTGATAACGCTGTGCGAAAAGTTAAAGGAATGATTTCATCCCATCATTTTGATACAATTGCTCAAGAAATACATTTTTTCAAGAAAATAAAACCGCAGTTTATTTCAAAATTTATTTATCATTCAACAATCCTTGATATTGAATCTCATAAGCCTAATGCAGGCATTAAAATTATTAAAGAATATTATGAAGCTGAGCAAGAAAAGTTAAAAAATTTTTATACTGAACAATCCGAATTTTACAGTTATTATCGTCGTGATGCCACCTATTTGGATCACAAGATATTTGTGAGGAATTCTTATGATTTAAAAATGAAGCTATCTTTTGGCTTTTACAATTTCGATACAAGTTTTACAACATCTCACGATCATCTAGTAGCAAGATTTATTGCCAATCAGCTATTTGATGAATATTTGAAAGAGTCAATAGCAAATTTAAGTGAAAACCGCAGCAATAAAATTTTATCACCACTAGTATGGTCTGCATCGAAAGTGAGTCTAACTGAATTACTATTTGCCTTACATCTAAGTAATTGTTTTAATTCGGGTCACACCGAACTATCGGAAATTTTTAGATGGGCAGAGAAATCATTTGATATTAGTTTAGGTAACTATCATAAAACTTTAGGTGAAATAAGACTAAGAAAAAATGATCGGTCAAAATTTCTGAATTTACTCCGACAAAATCTTAATCAGTATCTGGATGATTTAGATATCTAA
- a CDS encoding PRTRC system ThiF family protein: MIATKIMVHFADNSLLSPTNPISLNLIGGGGTGSKVLTALMEMNHSLIELGHAGLQVRLWDDDIVTNANIGRQRFAECERGLYKSVALINRINRWAGTNWKAETQKFEKDSFGRFSEDAKATITMTCVDNVQARFGVAEILKERDDYKSFSNQPKYWIDFGNGKHTGQVLLSTVGSLAQPKSDKYETRSNLPFITEEFGELLKQSETEDDTPSCSLAEALARQDLFINSTLAQMGCSLLWNLFCDGLTENRGFFLNLKNFHSQAIKL; encoded by the coding sequence ATGATTGCAACAAAAATAATGGTTCATTTTGCAGACAATTCTTTGCTTAGTCCGACCAACCCAATTTCATTAAACCTAATTGGAGGAGGAGGGACAGGTTCTAAAGTTTTAACAGCTTTAATGGAAATGAACCACAGTCTTATTGAATTAGGACACGCAGGATTACAGGTTCGTCTTTGGGATGATGATATTGTCACAAATGCCAATATAGGCAGACAACGGTTTGCAGAATGTGAAAGAGGATTGTATAAATCCGTTGCGTTAATCAACCGCATCAATCGATGGGCAGGAACCAATTGGAAAGCCGAAACACAAAAGTTTGAAAAAGATAGCTTCGGCAGATTTTCAGAAGATGCTAAAGCAACGATTACAATGACCTGCGTAGATAATGTACAGGCAAGGTTTGGTGTTGCAGAAATTTTAAAAGAGAGAGATGATTATAAAAGTTTCAGCAATCAACCTAAATATTGGATTGATTTTGGGAATGGTAAACATACGGGGCAAGTCTTGTTATCTACTGTTGGAAGCTTAGCACAACCAAAATCCGATAAATATGAAACAAGAAGTAATCTTCCATTTATTACTGAGGAATTCGGAGAACTTCTAAAACAATCCGAGACTGAGGACGATACGCCAAGTTGCAGTCTGGCAGAAGCTTTAGCAAGACAAGATTTGTTTATCAATTCAACTTTGGCTCAAATGGGATGTTCGCTTTTGTGGAATTTGTTCTGTGATGGATTAACTGAGAACAGAGGTTTTTTTCTTAATCTAAAGAACTTCCATTCTCAAGCGATTAAATTGTAG
- a CDS encoding helix-turn-helix domain-containing protein, which translates to MAISIITKEDLQQFKVELLEAIKELLQGNTTEQKLWLRTSEVKKMLNISSGTLQNLRINGTLSYSKVGGTLYYNYKDIEKLLKDFKH; encoded by the coding sequence ATGGCAATATCCATTATCACCAAAGAAGACCTTCAGCAGTTTAAAGTTGAATTGCTGGAAGCTATCAAAGAACTATTACAAGGTAATACTACAGAACAAAAGTTGTGGCTTCGCACCTCTGAGGTCAAGAAGATGCTTAATATTTCTTCAGGCACATTACAGAACTTAAGAATTAATGGAACACTATCTTACAGTAAGGTAGGAGGGACATTATACTACAATTACAAGGATATTGAGAAACTACTGAAAGATTTCAAACATTAA
- a CDS encoding DUF6876 family protein: MKNPNISANDFYDSFMGTESYYSYIGKLLLTDGVITIAREESCFWFLDCIASYQYSEKFQKEEFQVWKIERIEANRFNLSATDGNDNVLATQDIEFSDFFFNEFTIWKEDNVLLLPVNINQKEPHDVQAIVFF, encoded by the coding sequence ATGAAAAATCCAAACATTTCAGCCAATGATTTTTATGACAGTTTTATGGGAACAGAATCTTATTACTCCTACATAGGAAAATTGTTATTAACAGATGGTGTCATAACTATAGCTCGGGAAGAATCTTGCTTTTGGTTTCTTGACTGCATTGCATCCTACCAATATTCAGAAAAATTTCAAAAAGAAGAATTCCAAGTCTGGAAAATCGAAAGAATTGAAGCGAATAGATTCAACCTTTCTGCGACTGACGGAAATGATAATGTTCTGGCTACACAAGATATTGAGTTTTCTGATTTCTTCTTTAATGAGTTTACAATCTGGAAAGAAGATAATGTTTTACTCCTACCAGTGAACATTAATCAAAAAGAACCTCACGATGTACAGGCAATCGTATTTTTTTAA
- a CDS encoding toprim domain-containing protein, which translates to MNCEEIKQKIGIRTVLESFNLFPSKENRRTAFYFAIDREERTPSLSVDFVKNRAFDFGTGKSYDVISIVQQINQCSVSDALKYLARFGFSVQNDIQKVDSNQELEYEILKTSEIRHFALVQYLTSRRVYEQKDLVREIHYKMNGKKYFGIGFLNDSGGFEIRNKYSKICLSKKDVTLIKTQNNNFDEIAIFEGFFDYLTYRNMEKEQSSDYLILNSTSMLFKVENELKKYNKISLFLDNDSNGKSVKSKIEKRYKNVEDCSVIYESYNDLNEWYCNI; encoded by the coding sequence ATGAATTGCGAAGAAATTAAACAAAAAATAGGAATCAGAACTGTTCTGGAATCGTTCAACTTATTTCCGTCCAAAGAAAACCGAAGAACGGCTTTTTACTTTGCAATTGACAGAGAGGAGAGGACACCCAGTTTATCTGTTGATTTTGTGAAAAATAGAGCATTTGATTTCGGGACTGGCAAAAGCTATGATGTGATTTCAATTGTGCAGCAAATTAATCAATGTTCTGTTTCTGATGCTTTGAAATACTTGGCAAGGTTTGGCTTTTCTGTCCAGAATGATATTCAGAAAGTTGATTCTAATCAAGAATTGGAATACGAAATCTTAAAAACGAGTGAAATTAGGCACTTTGCATTAGTTCAGTATTTAACATCACGAAGAGTTTATGAGCAAAAGGATTTGGTCAGAGAGATTCATTACAAAATGAATGGAAAAAAGTATTTTGGAATAGGCTTTTTAAATGACTCTGGTGGTTTCGAAATACGAAACAAATATTCTAAAATCTGTTTGAGTAAGAAAGATGTTACATTAATAAAAACTCAAAATAATAACTTTGATGAAATTGCAATCTTTGAAGGCTTTTTCGATTACCTTACTTACAGAAATATGGAAAAAGAACAAAGCTCAGATTATCTGATTCTCAATTCTACATCAATGCTTTTTAAAGTTGAAAACGAATTGAAGAAGTATAATAAAATCTCACTGTTTTTAGATAATGACTCCAATGGAAAATCTGTCAAGTCTAAAATTGAAAAACGATACAAAAATGTAGAAGACTGTTCCGTGATTTATGAGTCGTATAATGATTTGAACGAGTGGTACTGCAACATTTAG
- a CDS encoding histone H1, whose amino-acid sequence MKELIEKINAEFEAFTTEANQQVEKGNKAAGTRARKSALELSKLFKDFRKISVEESKK is encoded by the coding sequence ATGAAAGAACTTATCGAAAAAATCAACGCAGAATTTGAGGCGTTCACTACAGAAGCAAACCAACAAGTTGAAAAAGGAAACAAAGCAGCTGGAACTAGAGCAAGAAAATCTGCTTTGGAACTAAGTAAATTATTTAAAGACTTTAGAAAAATCTCTGTTGAAGAATCTAAGAAATAA
- a CDS encoding PRTRC system protein B, producing the protein MNNVIDTNKYFGILYEPKSALVFYESLDKNEMYVEHFDMDRNGNPVNAHPLTVNEAKALAKSLVIDEEIEKAFLKSKGILANNILHINPSQKGSVIWYTKAQERQMYFVKNLEIPSGKAKVPAMLWIADTETLSVFALSNDKRPTEKTPLHYAPFFNVYNDGDVCMGTVDIKIKNSASVEEFIEQWENYFFNSYFSHLVGNHNPIDGNLVNLWKKLLESNEAFPVKMLKKNNKTLKNLLR; encoded by the coding sequence ATGAATAATGTAATTGACACCAACAAATATTTCGGAATACTGTACGAACCAAAATCTGCATTGGTTTTTTACGAATCTTTAGATAAAAATGAAATGTACGTTGAACATTTTGATATGGACAGAAATGGAAATCCAGTCAATGCACATCCGTTAACTGTTAATGAAGCAAAAGCGTTAGCAAAATCATTAGTCATTGATGAAGAAATCGAGAAAGCCTTTTTAAAATCTAAAGGAATCTTAGCCAATAACATTTTGCATATTAACCCAAGCCAAAAAGGTTCAGTGATTTGGTACACCAAAGCACAAGAACGACAAATGTATTTTGTGAAAAATCTGGAAATACCCAGCGGAAAAGCAAAAGTTCCTGCAATGCTATGGATTGCGGATACAGAAACTCTTTCTGTTTTTGCATTATCAAACGATAAAAGACCAACAGAAAAAACACCATTGCATTATGCTCCATTTTTCAACGTCTATAATGACGGTGATGTTTGTATGGGAACTGTAGATATAAAAATTAAAAACTCAGCTTCGGTCGAAGAATTTATAGAACAATGGGAGAACTACTTTTTCAATTCTTATTTCAGCCATTTGGTAGGTAATCATAATCCTATTGATGGGAACTTAGTCAACCTTTGGAAAAAATTGCTTGAATCAAATGAAGCTTTTCCTGTCAAAATGTTAAAGAAAAACAATAAAACCCTCAAAAATTTATTACGATGA